The genomic stretch CGGAAAGTAAACGATTCTCCCGGCAGCAGCGTGACGCACGCATCGCTTGCGACGGCATTGGGGTCCAGACGGTCGACGAATAGGCAGACATCGCGTAGCAACGTTTTGGCCCGGACGGTCACGCTTAGCCCGTCGACTTCCGTATCGAATGCCGGGCTCGGAATCGGGGCGTGCTTGTCTGGCGTGAACCACCAAAACGACCGCTCGCCACCTTCGGCTTCGGCGACCATGAAGGTCGCGGGATCGTGTGACCAGCCGTCGGGCATGTTTACATTCGCCGCCGCGCGAGGCGGGATGGTGACCGACTGTGTGTGCTCGGCGAGCGTCTGCCCGGCGTAGTTCATTTGCCGGAGACGCAGGATCGCCGACCAGGCTTCCGCGTGGTCGTTGTGGAGGTACGCCCGCAGCGGACCGGGGTCTTGATCCCAGCCGCCGATCGCTGTAGGGCGGCGTGGGCCGAGGTTGACCACGCGGGGCGCGAAGAAACGACGGGCGGCGTGCAGGATCGGCTTGGCCCGGCCGTCGCCGTCGATCATCGCCCAACTCGAGCAAGGCCAGCAGTCGTTGAGCTGCCAGATGAGTGCCCCGTTGTTCCAGGGGTACAGCGAGCGAAACCAGCCGACGCCGATCTGCAGCGCGCGGGCCTGCATGACCTGGGCGAGGTACAGCCAATCGTCAAAGTCGGTCGGCACGTCGAAGTCGTCGGCCATTCGTGCCGTGGCCTTGTCCTGCCCGTCGCCGATTTCGGAGCGTGAGTTTTTGTTGTGCAGCCGCATCGTCGGGCTGTCCCAGGCGCGTTGGTCGGCGGGGATGGCGCGTTCGAGGGTCGGCCAGTTGGCCGGGCCGTGGAAGCCGAACTCGCTACAGAAGCGCGGCCAGTGTCCGAAGTAGTTCAGGTAATGCCCCGGCCCATGCCAAACGTTCCAGACGTGGCGGTTGCCGTGCTCGTTGGCGTTGGGGTCGCCGTTCTCGAAGTCGGCGAGCGTCGGCCCGTTGCAAGGGCTCGCCGGCCAGTAGGGCGTTGTCGGCGCGAGCTCCGCCATCACGGCGGGGAAGGTTTCGAAGTAATACTTGAGCCCCCAGCCGCGATCGCCGATGTGCTCGTGCCACGGAACGCCGTTGTACTTCCAGTCCTTGTAGGCCCAGAGGTTTTCGTTGCAGCCGTTGAGCATGACGACCGACGGGTGCCGCATCAGCCGACTGACGTTGTCGCGGGCCTCGGCTTCCATTTCCGCGGCCGACTCGTCGTCCTCGTGGTACGAGGCGCAGGCGGTGAGGAAGTCCTGCCACACGAGGATGCCCAACTCATCGCACACGTCGTAAAAGGCGTCGTCCTCGAAGAGTCCGCCGCCCCAAACACGGAGCATGTTCATGTGGGCGGAGGCGGCTTGTTCGAGTCGCCGGCGATAGCGCTGCTCATCGACACGGTGCGGGAAACAGTCGTCCGGGATCCAATCCGCGCCCTTACAGTAGACGACTTCGCCGTTGACACGCAGGCGCATGGTCGAACCTCGGCCCAGGTCGTCGGCGGGCGTCGGTGGGTCCGTGTCGGGATCGGATTCGAGTTCGACGCTGCGCAAGCCGATCAGCATGCCCCGCGTGTCGAGGATCTGTCCGTCTTCGTCACGGAGTTTGAGCGCCAACTCGTAGCGTGGTTGCGGCCCGTAGCCGATGGGGAACCAGAGCGCGGGTTTGTCGACGACGATCGTGCGATCGGTCGCGTCGAAGGCCGTGCCGTCCGGTGCGGTGAGCGTGGCCAGTAGCGTCACGTCGCCTTCGATGTCGGCGTCGATGTCGATGACGGCGCGTTCGGCGGTGGCTTCGCGGATGATGGGCCGGACGTCGCCGAGCCGGGCTTTGGACCATGTCTCGAGACGCACCGAGCGCCAGATGCCGCAGGTCGGCAGGACCGGGCCCCAGTCCCAGCCCATGTTGCACGACATCTTCCGGAGCATGTTGTGCGGTGAGGTCGGGTTCAGGCCGCCGCCCGCGACGGGGAGATCGCCGAGTTTCTCCCGTTGGTCGAACGCATGGGGCACCGGAGCGGCGAAACGCACTTCGAGCTGATTCACACCGGGGGTCACGTGCGTGCCGATGTCAAAGCGATACCGGCGGTGCATGTTCCGCGTTCGACCCACCTCGACGTCGTTGACGAGGATCGTGGCGATGGTGTCCAGGCCGTCGAAGCAGAGATCGACATGCCCGTGTTCGAGATCCCTCTCCGAAACGGAAAACTCGCGCGCGTAGGACCAATCGCACCGGCCGGTCCAAAGAAGCCCAAGCTCGTTGTCAGCGATGTACGGATCGTCAATCAGCCCCGCCGCCAGAAGATCCGTGTGGACGCAACCCGGCACCGACGCGGGGATCACCACGTCTGCAAGATTCGTGGGGGCGTCGCTCTGATCGTGTGCGACCCCACGGTCACGCGGATGCACACGGGTTAGTCGGGCGGTCCATGCGGTTCCGTCCAATGAGTGCTTGGTGACGTGGTTTGAGTGTGAGGACGTTGGCGATGTGATGAGCGTCAAGTGGAACCCAGGCAGGAGTGAGTGTCGGGGTTGAAGGCATGAGCGGCCGGCAGAATGTCGCCGGTGTCGTGCATCCAAGAGTCGAGGGCGTTGGAGAGTCGGTCGTGAACTTCGGCGACGCGCGGGTCATCGACGAGGTTGCAAGTCTGATACGGGTCGATCGCGCAGTCGTACAGCGCGTCATGAAGTTCGGGCAGGTTACTCGTTTCGAACGCGACGGGTGCGGGATCAAGCTCGGCCCACGCGCGACGGGCCGGGGTCGGGTCGGCGTTGTACAGGTAAGGCCGGTCCTCGGACCACCAGCGTCGCACCAACCGCCAACGCTCGTCGCGAACTGAACGTTCGGGCTGGTGGTGGCCGTGGTGATTGATCTCGCTGAAGTGCAGGCGTTCGGTGGTCGGATCGAGTAGCGATCTGCCCTGGTACCACGGCTCGGGATCGATCCCTGCCAACGCGCAGAAAGTCGGGGCGAGGTCGAGGTGACTGACGTGCTGATCAATCACTTTGCCGCCGTCGAAGCCTGGGCCGCGCAACATCATTCCGACCGAAAGCCCGGCATCGTTGAGCGTGCATTTGCCACGGGGGACGCCCAGGCCGTGGTCGGTCGTGTAGACCACCAGCGTGCGCTCGGTCAATCCCATGTTGTCGAGCGTCTCAAGAATCCGTCCGATGCCCGCGTCGAGGATGGCGGCGGACTTGCGGTGGTGTGCCCAGTGTTCTTTCGCATAAGCCCCGGGCGGGATCAGCGCCGGCGGGAAGCTGTGCTCGATTTCGTCAGGCGTTGGTCGCTGCGCTTCGGTCATCGAACCCCACGACAACGCGTGCGTCTGAACCATGCCCGCGTCGAGGAACCATGGCCGGTCCATGTTGCCGTGCTCGCGCAGCCAGGCACATGCGGACTCCGCCACCGCGGGCGATTCGATCGGCTCGTTGCGGTGATCCATCGTGTGACCCACCAACGCGTCGCGGACGAAGTCGTAACCGAGATCACGCTCATCGGGAACAAGGTGTTGCACCCCCAGCAGCGCACTGAAGTATCCAGCCTTGCGGAGCGTGTGGACGAGGTGACGCTCGGGATGCGCGAGCGGAAAGCCGCGATTACCGAGGCCGAACTGGCCACACTCGTGGGGGTATTGGCCCGTGAGTAACCCGGCTCGACTGGGCGAACATGTCGGGCTCACGCACCAGGCGTTTCGGTACAGCACCCCGTCGGCCGCCAGCTTCGACAAGGCGGGCGTGGGCACGTCATGTCCGTAAGGCGCGATGAACTGCCCCGTGTCGTGCGAATGCAGGTAGAGAATGTTCGGGGCTTGAGGCACGTTCATCGACCGGGCAATGCTGCATTCGTCTCAATTACTTTAGCACAGTATGATTGAGTCGAATGGCACTTTTGGTCGGTGATCTCGGGGGTACGCGAATCAAAGCCGGCATCATCGATACCCGCGCTGCCACCGTCTTAGACCAGGCCGTTTTCGACGCACACGCGGACCAAACGATACAGACCGCGCTGGAGCGATTGCTGGAAACCTGGGCTGGGCTTCGCGGCTTCGACACGGCGACCGCGATCGGCTTGTGCCTGCCGAGCATCGTCCACCAGAATCGTGTCGCGGATGATCGGTTCGGCAAGTTCCCCGGCAGCAGCAAGCTCGACATTCCCGCGTGGCTGCGAGATCGGTGTGGCCTGCCCTCGGTGTTGGAGAATTACGCCCGTGCGGCGGCGATCGGCGAGTGGAAGTTCGGTGCGGCTCGCGGCGTGGACGACGTCGTCATGATGACGCTCGGCACCGGCATCGGCACATCGGCGATCATCAACGGCATGCCGCTGCGTGGCGTGAACGGACAGGCGGGCATTCTCGGCGGACACATCGCCGTCGGGGCAGAGGGCGCTGCGTGCGTGTGCGGCAACATCGGCTGCGCCGAGACGATCGTCGGCTCGCGCGTGCTGCACGGTCAGGCGCGACAACTTCCCGGCTTCGGGGAGAGCGCTTTGCGAGATGTCGAAGCGATCGACTATGCGGCGGTGTTCAGGCATGCCGATTCCGACGAACTCGCCCGCGTTCTTCGTGATCGGGCGCTGGACATCTGGGCGACACTCGCCGTCACGTTCGTGCATTGCTATGACCCGACGTGCCTGGTCATCGGCGGTGGTATCATGCGCAGCGCGGACGTGATTCTGCCTCATGTCCGAAGCCGTCTCGCACGAAACGCATCAACGCGCGGCAATCCGGTCAAAGTCGCCGCCGCCGAACTGGGTGACGCTGCCGCATTGTTCGGACTCGCCCATCTCGCTTCTCAGCACTCTCCCGACAGCACATCATGATCTCGACCGCACTCCCGCCGGGGCGCCGGCCCAACTACGACAAACAACCCGTCATCCCGACGACCGGCTCCCTCGCATGTGGGTGGGACGACATTACTGGTGTGCTCGACAAGGGGGGCTCACTGTGCGTCGACTGCTACGACGGTGTTGACGAATCGTCGGTGCTTGGCGCGCTGACCGAGCGTATCGCGTTCGACAACGTTGTTCACACCGCCGAACTGCTCCGGCCGACGGCAGAGATCGACGCGCTGCTCGCGCCGTTCCTCGGCGGAGACGATCCCATCTTCGGCTTCCTGCGTGCCTTGCCTTTGTCCTCGTTCTTCGATCCCGACAAGCTCGGCGCGGTTCGGAGCGACGGGCGGACCTTGGTCATCGGTGTCGGCGCGGCGTTGATCGGCGGTGATCTGTTGGTCCTTGCCGATATGCCCCGCTGGGAGATTCAGCAGCGGCAACGCGCTGGACGGGTGGGCAACCTCGGTGCCGACAACGCCGGCACCCCGGCCAACCTGCTGTACAAGCGTTCATTCTTCGTGGACTGGCGGACGCTCGACGCACACAAACGGCCTTTGCTCGAGCGGGCCGACTTCTTCCTGGACACGACGACCGACACACCCAAACTCGCGGCCGGGTCGGACGTTCGGCGTTCGCTGGCGTCGGCGACGACGCGACCGTTCCGGGTCGTGCCGTTTTTCGACCCAGGTCCGTGGGGCGGGCAGTGGATGCGCGAGGTGTGTGAGTTGCCCGATGGGCCGCCGAACTACGCGTGGTGCTTCGATTGCGTGCCCGAGGAAAACTCGCTAATGCTCGCGTTCGATGATGGCCGCATGGAGTTGCCGAGTCTGGACCTGCTGTTTCGTCATCCGCGGGAACTGCTCGGCGATCCGGTCCATGCACGGTTCGGTGATGAGTTTCCCATCCGCTTCGACTTCCTCGACACGATGGACGGCGGGAACCTCAGCCTGCAGATCCACCCGCTCACCGAATACATCCAGCAGCATTTCGGCATGCACTACACGCAGGACGAGAGCTACTACCTGCTCGATGCCGCGGATGACGGGGCGTGCTACCTCGGGGTGAAAGCGGGCGTCGATCCGCAAGAATTCCGGGCGGCACTCGAGACGGCACAGGCGGGCGGTGCGCCGTTCGATGCCGAACGCTTCGTCAACATCGTACCGGCCAAGCCGCACGATCACTTTCTGATCCCAGCCGGAACGGTGCATTGCAGTGGGAAGAACACGATGGTCCTCGAGATCAGCGCGACCCCATACATCTTCACGTTCAAGCTTTGGGACTGGGGTCGGCTTGGTCTCGACGGTAAGCCGCGCCCGATCAACATTGACTGCGGGATGGCCAACATCGACTTCGGCCGCGACACGGCGTTCTGCGAGCGTGAGTTGATCAACGTCGTGGAACCCGTGGCCGAGGGTGACGGCTGGCGCGAGGAGCGGACCGGGCTACACCGGCGAGAGTTCATCGAGACGCGCCGGCACTGGTTCGCCCAGTCTGTTGAACACGACACCGGTGGCGTCGAAACCGGCGGGGTCCATGTGCTCAACCTCGTGAAGGGCGACGCGGCCGTGGTGGAATCACCGACCGGGGCTTTCGAGCCGTTCGAAGTGCATTACGCCGAGACGTGGATCGTTCCCGCGGCGGTGGGACGTTATGTCGTCCGGCCGCTTGGTGAAGGCGAACACGCGACCTTGAAGGCGTATGTGCGCTAGGTGTTCACGCCGACCACAGCAGGCTCACACCGCTTTCCGGGCGCACCCGTAGCTCGCCGTGCGTTGCCCGGCCGAGAGGGCGGTCCGACCAAAGATCGTGGTGGTCGGTACCGGCCGGCACGGCGAGCGTGACGTCATCGTCGTTCTCCGCGAGGATTACCGTGAGGCGGCCGTGCTCGCAGTTGACGGGCAGTGCCAACACCCCGGCCTTTGCAGGCAGCGGCCGCACATCGGCCGGTGGGAGTTGTTTGGCGAGCCAGGCCCGGAAGTGCGGATGCGTGTCGGCGTCATGCACGAGCGTGGCGGCAAGCAGCAATCGGCCGAACGTGAGTCGGCCTTGCCCGAGTTCGCGCGAGAGAAACACCGGCGAGTTGTCCCCGGCAAACCGCAGGTCCGTCGATCTTTCCCACTCGTCCGACGCATCGACCACCGCCCGTGACGCGGCGGCGATCCCCGCTGGTCGGTCGGCCAGATCCACCAAGGGGTAGTGCGCGAAATTCGTGGAAAGCCCGACACAACGCAAGCCGGCGGCATCGGTCCAGCCGACCGGCCAACGCTTGTGCAGGAGGGCGTCCCGGTCGTATCGCCCCGTCAGCCCGTCACAGATCACGTGCACGCCGGACCGTACCAGTCCGAGCAGCGCTTTCGATTCGTCAGCCGTGAGGACGGAGACGTGCGGGAGGATGACCGTCTGCCCCTTGGTGGCGCGTGCGAGAATGACGTCGAGTTGGGCGATCGATGCGGCAACGCCTAGCTGTGCGGCGATCGTCGCGAGATGGGCTGCGGCGTGGGCCGGGTCGTCCACCTTCCGGCCGGCGACGGACGACGTGTTGTTCATCTCGCGGACCGCATCGCGTTGTTGGCTCGCGTTGCTGACCGCGATCCACAGCGTCGGCGTGGCCGGTGTCCAGTCCCCCGTTTTGGCGACAATGCGATCGAGCCGTTGGCGTAGGTCGGCGACGGCTTCGCTCCGCACGCTCGGCTCGTCCGCGTCGTCGAGCAGCCCCCAGTCGCCGGCCTCGAAGTCCTGGGCTCGCGCGTTGAAACACCAGCCCGTCACACTCGTCGCGCCACCAGCGAAGGCGGCCAGGTGCCAACGGACGATCTCGCCCGGCGTCACGTCGCACGGTCGGTTCGATGACTCGTAAGTGTTGCCGGTTTGAAGTTCCGTGACCTCGACCGCGCGGATGCCGTCGATGTGTGTAAGATGGCGCACGCAGGCGTGGATGAGCGCCGTGAAGTCGTGGCGCGGGGCGAAGGTGAAATGCCACGCCGGGTGAAAACTCGCCCCGAGGGCATCGACCATGTCGGTCATTGCCGAGAGGTTCGTCCCCATCGCCGGTTGGTTGGCGTGGATTGCGGTCGGGTTGACGCAAAGCGGTGTCGACGGGTCGTGCGCCCGCACCACTTCGACAACCCAGCGCAGTTCCTGGACGAGCCAATCGGCGCGGCATGCGAGCTCATCGAAGCCGATGCGATGGACGAGCCAGTGGCTCCGCCGGTGGGCGGGATGAGCGACCTCGGCGAAGTAGGGCACCTGCGCGAAGTCGTCGAAGCCGCACTGCCAGCGACGATTCAGTGCGGTGATATCGTTGGCGTAGCGTGTTCGCAGCCACTTTCGCCAGAACGCGAGATACGCCTCGCCGCCGAACGCTTCATCGACCGGCTCGTTCCACAACACCCACTGGGCGAGCGCGGGATGATCCGCGAATCGGGAAACACATTTCTCGACGTAGGTCCGTGCGTGAGCGAGATGGTCGTCGGTGAGGAAGCCGGTGTGGGTGTGTTGCACGGCCGGCGTGCCGACGTGCCACGGCCCGCTGTTGGCGGTGAGCGTGGCCTTGATCCGAATGTCGTGACGTTCGGCCGCGTCGAAGGCTTGATCCCAGATGCCGAAGTCCCACACGGCCGGCTCGCGCTCGATCCAGTTCCACATGAGAAATAGTCGCGCCATGCCAAGCCCGCTCGTTGCGGCTTTGGCAAACAGCGTGTCGATCTGCTCGGCGGTGGCGTCGGGCTCGATCCAGATCTGCGAGCCAAGTGCGCGGTTGGGTTGCATGGCCAAACATAGCGCAACTGTCGGAATGGCAACCACCGATCGCGCGGACGTTGCCCGGAAATTTGGTAAGCTCGCCGCGTGAAGCAACGCGCCCCGCGCCTCAAAGATATAGCCGAGGAGGCCAACGTGTCGCTCGCTGCGGTCTCGCGCATTCTGCGCGGGGTCAAGATCAACGAGTTCAGCGAGGAAACGCAGAAGCGGGTCCACAAGATCGCCGT from Planctomycetota bacterium encodes the following:
- a CDS encoding glycoside hydrolase family 2 protein produces the protein MVIPASVPGCVHTDLLAAGLIDDPYIADNELGLLWTGRCDWSYAREFSVSERDLEHGHVDLCFDGLDTIATILVNDVEVGRTRNMHRRYRFDIGTHVTPGVNQLEVRFAAPVPHAFDQREKLGDLPVAGGGLNPTSPHNMLRKMSCNMGWDWGPVLPTCGIWRSVRLETWSKARLGDVRPIIREATAERAVIDIDADIEGDVTLLATLTAPDGTAFDATDRTIVVDKPALWFPIGYGPQPRYELALKLRDEDGQILDTRGMLIGLRSVELESDPDTDPPTPADDLGRGSTMRLRVNGEVVYCKGADWIPDDCFPHRVDEQRYRRRLEQAASAHMNMLRVWGGGLFEDDAFYDVCDELGILVWQDFLTACASYHEDDESAAEMEAEARDNVSRLMRHPSVVMLNGCNENLWAYKDWKYNGVPWHEHIGDRGWGLKYYFETFPAVMAELAPTTPYWPASPCNGPTLADFENGDPNANEHGNRHVWNVWHGPGHYLNYFGHWPRFCSEFGFHGPANWPTLERAIPADQRAWDSPTMRLHNKNSRSEIGDGQDKATARMADDFDVPTDFDDWLYLAQVMQARALQIGVGWFRSLYPWNNGALIWQLNDCWPCSSWAMIDGDGRAKPILHAARRFFAPRVVNLGPRRPTAIGGWDQDPGPLRAYLHNDHAEAWSAILRLRQMNYAGQTLAEHTQSVTIPPRAAANVNMPDGWSHDPATFMVAEAEGGERSFWWFTPDKHAPIPSPAFDTEVDGLSVTVRAKTLLRDVCLFVDRLDPNAVASDACVTLLPGESFTFRVDGIDSLDIDAVKRPPVMRVIGDLLRPE
- a CDS encoding sulfatase translates to MNVPQAPNILYLHSHDTGQFIAPYGHDVPTPALSKLAADGVLYRNAWCVSPTCSPSRAGLLTGQYPHECGQFGLGNRGFPLAHPERHLVHTLRKAGYFSALLGVQHLVPDERDLGYDFVRDALVGHTMDHRNEPIESPAVAESACAWLREHGNMDRPWFLDAGMVQTHALSWGSMTEAQRPTPDEIEHSFPPALIPPGAYAKEHWAHHRKSAAILDAGIGRILETLDNMGLTERTLVVYTTDHGLGVPRGKCTLNDAGLSVGMMLRGPGFDGGKVIDQHVSHLDLAPTFCALAGIDPEPWYQGRSLLDPTTERLHFSEINHHGHHQPERSVRDERWRLVRRWWSEDRPYLYNADPTPARRAWAELDPAPVAFETSNLPELHDALYDCAIDPYQTCNLVDDPRVAEVHDRLSNALDSWMHDTGDILPAAHAFNPDTHSCLGST
- a CDS encoding ROK family protein, with the translated sequence MALLVGDLGGTRIKAGIIDTRAATVLDQAVFDAHADQTIQTALERLLETWAGLRGFDTATAIGLCLPSIVHQNRVADDRFGKFPGSSKLDIPAWLRDRCGLPSVLENYARAAAIGEWKFGAARGVDDVVMMTLGTGIGTSAIINGMPLRGVNGQAGILGGHIAVGAEGAACVCGNIGCAETIVGSRVLHGQARQLPGFGESALRDVEAIDYAAVFRHADSDELARVLRDRALDIWATLAVTFVHCYDPTCLVIGGGIMRSADVILPHVRSRLARNASTRGNPVKVAAAELGDAAALFGLAHLASQHSPDSTS
- a CDS encoding class I mannose-6-phosphate isomerase — encoded protein: MISTALPPGRRPNYDKQPVIPTTGSLACGWDDITGVLDKGGSLCVDCYDGVDESSVLGALTERIAFDNVVHTAELLRPTAEIDALLAPFLGGDDPIFGFLRALPLSSFFDPDKLGAVRSDGRTLVIGVGAALIGGDLLVLADMPRWEIQQRQRAGRVGNLGADNAGTPANLLYKRSFFVDWRTLDAHKRPLLERADFFLDTTTDTPKLAAGSDVRRSLASATTRPFRVVPFFDPGPWGGQWMREVCELPDGPPNYAWCFDCVPEENSLMLAFDDGRMELPSLDLLFRHPRELLGDPVHARFGDEFPIRFDFLDTMDGGNLSLQIHPLTEYIQQHFGMHYTQDESYYLLDAADDGACYLGVKAGVDPQEFRAALETAQAGGAPFDAERFVNIVPAKPHDHFLIPAGTVHCSGKNTMVLEISATPYIFTFKLWDWGRLGLDGKPRPINIDCGMANIDFGRDTAFCERELINVVEPVAEGDGWREERTGLHRREFIETRRHWFAQSVEHDTGGVETGGVHVLNLVKGDAAVVESPTGAFEPFEVHYAETWIVPAAVGRYVVRPLGEGEHATLKAYVR
- a CDS encoding beta-galactosidase — its product is MQPNRALGSQIWIEPDATAEQIDTLFAKAATSGLGMARLFLMWNWIEREPAVWDFGIWDQAFDAAERHDIRIKATLTANSGPWHVGTPAVQHTHTGFLTDDHLAHARTYVEKCVSRFADHPALAQWVLWNEPVDEAFGGEAYLAFWRKWLRTRYANDITALNRRWQCGFDDFAQVPYFAEVAHPAHRRSHWLVHRIGFDELACRADWLVQELRWVVEVVRAHDPSTPLCVNPTAIHANQPAMGTNLSAMTDMVDALGASFHPAWHFTFAPRHDFTALIHACVRHLTHIDGIRAVEVTELQTGNTYESSNRPCDVTPGEIVRWHLAAFAGGATSVTGWCFNARAQDFEAGDWGLLDDADEPSVRSEAVADLRQRLDRIVAKTGDWTPATPTLWIAVSNASQQRDAVREMNNTSSVAGRKVDDPAHAAAHLATIAAQLGVAASIAQLDVILARATKGQTVILPHVSVLTADESKALLGLVRSGVHVICDGLTGRYDRDALLHKRWPVGWTDAAGLRCVGLSTNFAHYPLVDLADRPAGIAAASRAVVDASDEWERSTDLRFAGDNSPVFLSRELGQGRLTFGRLLLAATLVHDADTHPHFRAWLAKQLPPADVRPLPAKAGVLALPVNCEHGRLTVILAENDDDVTLAVPAGTDHHDLWSDRPLGRATHGELRVRPESGVSLLWSA